Proteins from one Sabethes cyaneus chromosome 2, idSabCyanKW18_F2, whole genome shotgun sequence genomic window:
- the LOC128737931 gene encoding catalase isoform X1, which yields MSRNPAENQLNNYKNTQKEKTVSVTSNGAPVGTKTATATAGERGPVVLQDVHFLDELAHFDRERIPERVVHAKGAGAFGYFEVTHDITKYCAAKLFEKVGKKTPLAVRFSTVGGESGSADTARDPRGFAVKFYTDDGVWDMVGNNTPIFFIRDPILFPSFIHTQKRNPATHLKDADMFWDFISLRPESTHQVMFLFADRGIPDGYRFMNGYGSHTFKLINADGKPVYCKFHFKSNQGIKNLLAKRADELAGDDPDYSIRDLYNAIAKAECPSWSMKIQVMTFEQAEKTAFNPFDVTKVWPQSEFPLIPVGKMVLDRNPKNYFAEVEQIAFAPSHLVPGIEPSPDKMLQGRLFSYADTHRHRLGANYIQLPVNCPYRVKTTNYQRDGPMNSTDNQGGAPNYYPNSFGGPEPSPFAHKLQNSTFKVSGDVQRYETGNEDNFSQPTIFYRKVLDEAARERMINNLVNHMSNASAFIQERAVKNFSQVDADFGRRLTEGLKLRRTANL from the coding sequence GAGAAAACCGTCTCCGTCACCAGCAATGGCGCTCCGGTTGGTACTAAAACCGCTACCGCAACTGCTGGAGAACGAGGCCCCGTAGTGCTTCAGGATGTGCACTTCTTGGACGAGCTGGCTCATTTCGATCGTGAACGTATTCCGGAACGTGTGGTGCATGCCAAGGGTGCCGGAGCATTTGGATACTTCGAGGTAACGCATGATATCACGAAGTACTGTGCTGCCAAGCTGTTCGAGAAGGTTGGAAAGAAAACTCCACTGGCAGTTCGTTTTTCGACCGTCGGAGGAGAAAGCGGATCAGCCGATACGGCCCGTGATCCACGTGGCTTTGCCGTGAAGTTCTACACTGATGATGGAGTGTGGGATATGGTTGGTAACAACACTCCGATCTTCTTCATTCGGGATCCGATTCTGTTCCCCAGCTTTATCCACACTCAGAAGCGTAATCCGGCTACTCATCTCAAGGATGCGGATATGTTCTGGGACTTCATCTCCTTGCGTCCGGAAAGCACACATCAAGTCATGTTCCTTTTTGCTGATCGAGGAATCCCGGATGGTTATAGGTTTATGAACGGTTACGGATCACACACTTTCAAACTAATCAATGCTGATGGTAAGCCTGTCTACTGCAAATTCCACTTCAAGTCCAATCAAGGTATTAAAAACCTTTTGGCAAAACGTGCCGATGAGCTGGCTGGAGACGATCCCGACTATAGCATCCGCGATTTGTATAACGCAATCGCTAAGGCAGAATGTCCTAGCTGGTCTATGAAAATTCAGGTGATGACTTTCGAGCAGGCAGAAAAAACTGCATTCAATCCGTTTGATGTAACTAAAGTCTGGCCACAGTCTGAGTTCCCGCTCATACCGGTGGGAAAAATGGTTCTAGATCGCAATCCCAAGAACTATTTTGCTGAGGTTGAGCAAATTGCTTTTGCTCCCTCACATCTCGTACCTGGAATTGAACCGTCACCAGACAAGATGCTGCAAGGACGTCTCTTCTCTTATGCTGATACTCACCGTCATCGCCTTGGAGCCAACTATATTCAGCTCCCGGTCAATTGCCCGTATCGTGTTAAGACAACAAACTACCAGCGTGATGGACCAATGAATTCTACCGACAACCAGGGTGGAGCCCCGAACTACTATCCAAACTCATTCGGTGGCCCCGAGCCGAGTCCCTTCGCACATAAACTGCAGAACTCCACTTTCAAAGTTAGCGGAGACGTACAACGCTACGAAACAGGAAATGAAGACAACTTCTCTCAGCCTACCATTTTCTACCGCAAAGTGTTGGATGAAGCCGCTCGGGAGCGTATGATCAACAATCTGGTGAATCACATGAGCAATGCTTCGGCTTTCATCCAAGAGCGTGCAGTTAAGAACTTCTCCCAGGTTGATGCCGATTTCGGCCGCAGACTCACGGAAGGTTTGAAGCTCCGTCGCACGGCCAATTTGTAA
- the LOC128737931 gene encoding catalase isoform X2, whose translation MSRNPAENQLNLYKECQKEKTVSVTSNGAPVGTKTATATAGERGPVVLQDVHFLDELAHFDRERIPERVVHAKGAGAFGYFEVTHDITKYCAAKLFEKVGKKTPLAVRFSTVGGESGSADTARDPRGFAVKFYTDDGVWDMVGNNTPIFFIRDPILFPSFIHTQKRNPATHLKDADMFWDFISLRPESTHQVMFLFADRGIPDGYRFMNGYGSHTFKLINADGKPVYCKFHFKSNQGIKNLLAKRADELAGDDPDYSIRDLYNAIAKAECPSWSMKIQVMTFEQAEKTAFNPFDVTKVWPQSEFPLIPVGKMVLDRNPKNYFAEVEQIAFAPSHLVPGIEPSPDKMLQGRLFSYADTHRHRLGANYIQLPVNCPYRVKTTNYQRDGPMNSTDNQGGAPNYYPNSFGGPEPSPFAHKLQNSTFKVSGDVQRYETGNEDNFSQPTIFYRKVLDEAARERMINNLVNHMSNASAFIQERAVKNFSQVDADFGRRLTEGLKLRRTANL comes from the coding sequence GAGAAAACCGTCTCCGTCACCAGCAATGGCGCTCCGGTTGGTACTAAAACCGCTACCGCAACTGCTGGAGAACGAGGCCCCGTAGTGCTTCAGGATGTGCACTTCTTGGACGAGCTGGCTCATTTCGATCGTGAACGTATTCCGGAACGTGTGGTGCATGCCAAGGGTGCCGGAGCATTTGGATACTTCGAGGTAACGCATGATATCACGAAGTACTGTGCTGCCAAGCTGTTCGAGAAGGTTGGAAAGAAAACTCCACTGGCAGTTCGTTTTTCGACCGTCGGAGGAGAAAGCGGATCAGCCGATACGGCCCGTGATCCACGTGGCTTTGCCGTGAAGTTCTACACTGATGATGGAGTGTGGGATATGGTTGGTAACAACACTCCGATCTTCTTCATTCGGGATCCGATTCTGTTCCCCAGCTTTATCCACACTCAGAAGCGTAATCCGGCTACTCATCTCAAGGATGCGGATATGTTCTGGGACTTCATCTCCTTGCGTCCGGAAAGCACACATCAAGTCATGTTCCTTTTTGCTGATCGAGGAATCCCGGATGGTTATAGGTTTATGAACGGTTACGGATCACACACTTTCAAACTAATCAATGCTGATGGTAAGCCTGTCTACTGCAAATTCCACTTCAAGTCCAATCAAGGTATTAAAAACCTTTTGGCAAAACGTGCCGATGAGCTGGCTGGAGACGATCCCGACTATAGCATCCGCGATTTGTATAACGCAATCGCTAAGGCAGAATGTCCTAGCTGGTCTATGAAAATTCAGGTGATGACTTTCGAGCAGGCAGAAAAAACTGCATTCAATCCGTTTGATGTAACTAAAGTCTGGCCACAGTCTGAGTTCCCGCTCATACCGGTGGGAAAAATGGTTCTAGATCGCAATCCCAAGAACTATTTTGCTGAGGTTGAGCAAATTGCTTTTGCTCCCTCACATCTCGTACCTGGAATTGAACCGTCACCAGACAAGATGCTGCAAGGACGTCTCTTCTCTTATGCTGATACTCACCGTCATCGCCTTGGAGCCAACTATATTCAGCTCCCGGTCAATTGCCCGTATCGTGTTAAGACAACAAACTACCAGCGTGATGGACCAATGAATTCTACCGACAACCAGGGTGGAGCCCCGAACTACTATCCAAACTCATTCGGTGGCCCCGAGCCGAGTCCCTTCGCACATAAACTGCAGAACTCCACTTTCAAAGTTAGCGGAGACGTACAACGCTACGAAACAGGAAATGAAGACAACTTCTCTCAGCCTACCATTTTCTACCGCAAAGTGTTGGATGAAGCCGCTCGGGAGCGTATGATCAACAATCTGGTGAATCACATGAGCAATGCTTCGGCTTTCATCCAAGAGCGTGCAGTTAAGAACTTCTCCCAGGTTGATGCCGATTTCGGCCGCAGACTCACGGAAGGTTTGAAGCTCCGTCGCACGGCCAATTTGTAA